In Paraburkholderia aromaticivorans, a single window of DNA contains:
- a CDS encoding HAMP domain-containing protein: MAAERLKKDIDTYERLHLPCEDRQYSENDKKTIAAFLVVYDELYNLATSDIPDLDAERVPSSNKSFALFKIAGEALSAQSDAIFTNDDGSGVIRLLMLTFSVMLIAVLVAIYICTAVATSITHPLNVAAKIAEAVAAGDLTSQVTAYTHTELDLLMRALRN, translated from the coding sequence ATGGCGGCAGAGCGACTCAAAAAGGACATCGACACCTATGAGAGACTCCATCTTCCGTGTGAAGATCGTCAGTATTCTGAAAACGACAAGAAAACGATTGCTGCGTTTCTGGTGGTGTACGACGAACTCTACAATCTCGCGACGTCGGATATCCCGGACCTTGATGCCGAGCGGGTTCCGAGCAGCAACAAGAGCTTCGCACTGTTCAAAATAGCGGGGGAAGCACTCAGTGCTCAGAGCGACGCGATATTCACGAACGACGATGGCTCCGGCGTTATCCGCCTGCTGATGTTGACGTTCTCAGTGATGCTGATCGCAGTGCTCGTAGCAATATATATCTGCACTGCTGTCGCGACGTCGATCACTCATCCGCTGAATGTTGCCGCGAAGATTGCAGAGGCTGTTGCGGCGGGAGATTTGACCTCGCAGGTCACCGCATACACTCACACTGAGCTTGACCTGCTGATGCGCGCGCTTCGCAACTGA
- a CDS encoding group II intron maturase-specific domain-containing protein, protein MLDDLDREHERRGLHFVRYADDSNVYVRSERAGKRVTAGLKAFLTGRLKLKVNEAKSAVALPHTRKLLGFTFSNRDQATRRIAPKALARFKDRIRELTQRTRGISVDQMIGMLKGYLTGWRGYFGYCETPGVLRKLDEWIRRRMRCFFWKQWKHSPARFQGLTARGGSRNLVAQTVGSPHGGWRLRCSPALSIALSNHYFARLGFHRSVHSRSTDPNRRVRTRTHGVVWRGLAVRLAPIPILETRIGKLV, encoded by the coding sequence ATGCTCGACGACCTCGACCGTGAGCATGAGCGACGCGGCTTGCACTTCGTGAGGTACGCCGACGACAGTAACGTCTACGTACGCAGCGAACGCGCAGGCAAGCGGGTGACGGCGGGGCTGAAGGCCTTCCTCACCGGCAGGCTAAAGCTGAAGGTCAATGAGGCGAAGAGCGCGGTCGCGCTTCCACACACGCGTAAATTGCTTGGATTCACCTTCTCGAACCGGGATCAGGCCACACGGCGCATTGCGCCCAAGGCGCTGGCCCGCTTCAAGGATCGAATCCGGGAGCTGACTCAGCGCACGCGCGGAATCAGCGTCGACCAGATGATCGGCATGCTGAAGGGATATCTGACGGGCTGGCGTGGTTACTTTGGATACTGCGAGACACCTGGCGTGCTTCGGAAACTGGATGAGTGGATCAGACGGCGCATGCGCTGCTTCTTCTGGAAGCAGTGGAAACACAGTCCTGCCCGATTCCAGGGACTGACGGCGCGCGGCGGTAGCCGTAATCTTGTTGCCCAGACGGTGGGTTCACCTCACGGGGGATGGCGACTCAGGTGCAGCCCTGCGCTGAGCATCGCCCTGTCCAATCACTACTTCGCTCGCTTGGGCTTCCATCGGTCGGTTCATAGTCGATCAACTGATCCGAACCGCCGTGTACGGACCCGTACGCACGGAGTTGTGTGGAGGGGTCTGGCCGTGAGGCTCGCCCCTATCCCGATTTTGGAAACCCGGATCGGGAAACTCGTTTGA
- a CDS encoding reverse transcriptase domain-containing protein gives MGAQQKTHRVLDSGGRGEALSAADRGAEPMAANPESESPSACDRLMEAFCERENLKQALKRVKANKGAPGVDGMTVHALPAYLREHWPSIRATLLNGMYRPQPVRRVEIPKPDGGGVRKLGIPSALYWFVQQAVLQQVLQRQWDPTFSDYSYGFRPGRSAHQAVGRVQGYIQAGYRWVVDLDLEKFFDRVSHDILMSRVAKRVGDSRVLKLIRCFLTAGVLENGLVGATDKGTSQWSAVTVVIQSDARRPRP, from the coding sequence ATGGGAGCGCAGCAGAAAACGCATCGCGTCCTTGACAGCGGAGGCAGGGGTGAAGCCCTGAGCGCCGCTGATCGAGGGGCTGAACCTATGGCGGCGAACCCGGAGTCTGAAAGTCCGTCAGCTTGTGACCGACTGATGGAAGCGTTCTGTGAACGGGAGAACCTGAAGCAGGCGTTGAAGCGTGTGAAAGCGAACAAGGGTGCACCGGGCGTGGACGGTATGACGGTTCATGCACTGCCGGCGTACCTGCGGGAGCACTGGCCGTCGATACGGGCCACGCTGCTGAATGGCATGTACAGGCCGCAGCCTGTGAGACGGGTCGAGATACCCAAGCCGGATGGAGGTGGCGTGCGCAAGCTCGGCATTCCCTCTGCGCTTTACTGGTTTGTTCAGCAGGCGGTGTTGCAGCAGGTGCTGCAAAGGCAGTGGGACCCGACGTTCTCGGATTACAGTTACGGCTTCCGTCCGGGACGCTCGGCACATCAGGCAGTGGGACGCGTACAGGGTTACATTCAGGCGGGGTATCGCTGGGTTGTAGACCTGGATTTGGAGAAATTCTTCGATCGCGTGAGCCACGATATTCTGATGAGTCGAGTCGCAAAGCGGGTTGGCGACAGCCGTGTCCTGAAACTGATCCGCTGCTTCCTGACGGCAGGTGTGCTGGAAAACGGGCTAGTTGGCGCAACGGACAAAGGGACGTCGCAGTGGTCCGCTGTCACCGTTGTTATCCAATCTGATGCTCGACGACCTCGACCGTGA
- a CDS encoding tripartite tricarboxylate transporter substrate-binding protein, translating into MHDITQRQRRLTYNTKQYYIDVVEQTRLSVVISNTWRQSILKLNRKLFFSAVLAVGALNSGVALAGTPAKAAPASAAKPAAPAPVVAPTGVVLVAETGKGVSGTDIKDYADLISRLKDNPDCYTFGTTVDGARDLAAMTTLQKRNGVRMVKLSYKDTATEIEGLMKAKVQVIPVPYDVAAPYIKNGQMRPLVVFGSARIPAIKDIPTASEVMPGFVY; encoded by the coding sequence GTGCATGATATCACGCAACGGCAACGTAGATTGACATATAATACAAAACAGTATTACATTGATGTGGTCGAACAGACCCGCCTCTCAGTCGTCATTTCGAATACGTGGAGACAATCGATCTTGAAACTCAACCGGAAACTCTTCTTCTCGGCAGTCCTCGCAGTAGGCGCACTGAACTCGGGCGTCGCCCTCGCGGGTACACCTGCTAAAGCGGCACCTGCTTCTGCGGCTAAACCGGCAGCGCCTGCGCCGGTTGTTGCGCCCACGGGTGTTGTCTTGGTCGCTGAAACAGGCAAAGGCGTGTCCGGAACCGACATCAAGGACTACGCGGATCTGATTAGCCGCCTGAAAGACAATCCGGATTGCTATACCTTCGGTACGACGGTTGACGGTGCGCGCGACCTGGCCGCGATGACCACATTGCAAAAGCGTAACGGCGTTCGCATGGTTAAGTTGTCCTACAAAGACACAGCGACAGAAATCGAAGGCTTGATGAAAGCGAAGGTGCAAGTGATCCCGGTTCCGTACGATGTCGCAGCCCCGTACATCAAGAATGGTCAGATGCGTCCCCTGGTGGTCTTCGGTTCGGCGCGTATCCCAGCAATCAAGGACATCCCCACCGCTAGCGAAGTGATGCCCGGCTTCGTGTACTGA